One window from the genome of Nicotiana tomentosiformis chromosome 5, ASM39032v3, whole genome shotgun sequence encodes:
- the LOC104093729 gene encoding probable protein S-acyltransferase 19, whose amino-acid sequence MVRKHGWQLPAHTFQVVAITVFCLLVVAFYAFFSPFLGGRIWEYASIAVYSPVALLVFVLYVRSTAINPADPGIMYKFDSGRMNNTNSNHGLSARDLPGKFDEHSNDARSSLSSASRSSIGAANAIKKGRLEAERLDKQVVSLNRKSSCCRIGGVFCFLFVHEDCRKTDGAAEEVAGEDALFCTLCNAEVRKFSKHCRSCDKCVDGFDHHCRWLNNCVGRKNYVTFISLMATSLVWLVTEAGVGIAVMVRCFVHKRNMEAEIVDRLGNGFSLAPFATVVAVCTTVSLLACVPLGELFFFHMILIRKGITTYEYVVAMRAMSEAPAGASVDEEMPNIVYSPSGSATTGFSGGSSLGLQYKGAWCTPPRVFVDYQEEVAPQLEPGMVPSTVDPDAAGFVEKGNKGPKRPVKISAWKLAKLDSSEAMRAAAKARASSSVLRPIDNRRFDPELSSSENMSVRSSISADTGGNRDLRNELRNSLAPSQGSRDEYETGTHSVSSFSSPSHVHESVTLSPLPQAHSLGHLNAAIAPERARTSRAALPNHNHQVLHSSEFDEKIMQRNSTTDPLLLSAPAPAASLLRDVKRTSVVWDQEAGRYVSVPVSALDARTRPSMQGGSSNPNAGSASNDKRPAPLPREPSQPPAKPPVEQSEKLTYTGESIFFGGPLLRGPIKDGLINERGSGRDGQERLPFNLPRESRFKRDAASHQLPVFIPGDFESNK is encoded by the exons ATGGTGAGGAAACATGGATGGCAGCTACCAGCACACACCTTTCAG GTTGTTGCTATAACTGTATTTTGCTTGTTAGTAGTCGCATTTTATGCTTTCTTCTCCCCTTTCCTCGGAGGACGCATTTGGGAGTATGCTTCAATCGCAGTTTATTCACCAGTG GCATTGCTTGTTTTTGTTCTTTATGTTCGGAGTACTGCAATCAATCCTGCAGATCCAGGCATTATGTATAAATTTGATTCTGGACGAATGAATAACACCAACTCAAATCATGGATTGTCTGCAAGAGATCTGCCTGGGAAATTTGATGAACATAGTAATGATGCACGTTCTTCTCTGTCGTCAGCTTCAAGAAGTTCCATTGGCGCTGCTAACGCTATCAAGAAAGGTCGACTAGAAGCAGAGAGATTAGATAAGCAAGTGGTTTCTTTGAATAGAAAGTCTTCTTGTTGTAGGATTGGAGGAGTCTTTTGCTTTTTATTTGTACATGAGGATTGCCGCAAAACAGATGGAGCTGCTGAGGAAGTGGCAGGTGAAGATGCTCTGTTTTGCACATTGTGCAATGCTGAG GTGCGTAAGTTCAGTAAACATTGTCGAAGCTGTGATAAATGTGTGGATGGATTTGATCACCATTGTCGG TGGCTCAACAACTGTGTTGGGAGGAAAAACTATGTTACCTTTATATCACTGATGGCCACCAGCTTGGTCTGG CTTGTTACTGAGGCTGGAGTTGGAATTGCTGTTATGGTACGATGCTTTGTACACAAAAGGAATATGGAGGCTGAAATTGTTGATAGACTAGGGAATGGTTTTTCCCTGGCCCCATTTGCAACTGTTGTG GCTGTATGTACAACAGTTTCATTGCTTGCTTGTGTTCCTTTAGGCGAGCTTTTCTTTTTCCACATGATACTGATAAGAAAG GGCATTACAACGTACGAGTACGTCGTAGCTATGAGGGCCATGAGTGAGGCACCGGCGGGAGCATCTGTAGATGAAGAAATGCCGAACATTGTATACTCTCCATCAGGGTCAGCTACAACTGGCTTCAGCGGTGGAAGTTCTTTGGGCCTGCAATACAAAGGAGCATGGTGCACCCCTCCTAGGGTGTTTGTTGATTATCAG GAAGAAGTTGCACCACAGTTAGAGCCTGGAATGGTCCCATCAACAGTTGATCCGGATGCAGCTGGTTTTGTTGAAAAGGGAAACAAGGGACCTAAGCGGCCTGTTAAGATCAGTGCATGGAAACTTGCAAAATTGGATTCCAGTGAAGCCATGAGAGCTGCAGCAAAAGCTAGAGCATCCTCATCTGTTTTACGCCCTATAGATAACCGTCGTTTTGATCCTGAATTGAGCTCCAGTGAGAACATGAGTGTCAGAAGCAGTATCAGTGCTGATACGGGAGGAAATAGGGACTTGAGAAATGAATTGAGGAATTCACTTGCTCCTAGTCAAGGTAGCCGGGATGAGTATGAAACTGGAACTCACAGTGTCAGTAGCTTTAGCAGTCCGAGCCATGTGCATGAATCAGTCACACTAAGCCCTCTCCCACAAGCTCACAGCTTAGGCCATCTCAATGCTGCCATTGCCCCAGAGAGGGCCCGGACTTCTCGGGCTGCACTCCCTAATCATAACCACCAAGTCTTACATTCTTCAGAATTTGATGAGAAGATCATGCAGAGGAATAGTACCACCGATCCGTTATTGCTTTCAGCTCCTGCCCCTGCAGCTTCTCTGCTCAGAGATGTTAAACGAACGTCTGTTGTTTGGGACCAAGAAGCTGGAAGGTATGTGTCTGTTCCGGTATCAGCTTTAGATGCTCGTACAAGGCCGTCCATGCAAGGAGGATCATCAAATCCTAATGCTGGATCTGCTAGTAATGACAAGAGGCCAGCCCCTCTCCCTCGAGAACCTTCACAGCCTCCCGCAAAGCCTCCAGTCGAGCAGTCAGAAAAGCTAACATATACTGGAGAGTCAATATTCTTTGGTGGTCCACTTTTGCGCGGTCCAATTAAGGACGGACTGATAAATGAGAGGGGCTCTGGTAGAGATGGCCAAGAGAGGCTGCCATTTAATTTGCCTCGCGAATCCAGGTTCAAAAGGGATGCTGCTTCCCATCAACTTCCCGTGTTCATTCCTGGTGATTTCGAGTCAAATAAGTAA